The Mauremys reevesii isolate NIE-2019 linkage group 3, ASM1616193v1, whole genome shotgun sequence genomic sequence atagatcagttctgggtccagttctgttctaTATCTTTATGGATGATTTAGATGCTGTCATAGGTTCattcccccacttggagctgttgggttccaagatggggacctgcatggactcctctaaactaaaattctagtttagatccgGTTCTCGCTGtcaccagtcagtttttaagtgtctgacacactgcctgtcccccaaacttcgcctggggaacccagattcaaaccccttgaatctcaccagagagagagagaaacagccagttcccctcccccccttccctctctccagcctgctccggagagattacacacggagtcaaatccttgactcaacacaaagagggactcacctccccctccccttccctagtcctggagagagataccttgattcaaactccttgaatcaaacaaagagggattcactttttcctccccccccttcccctgaaaatccaaacaagggaagaaatcaatcaagttctaaaaaagaaaagattttattagagaaagaaaaaagtacactatctctgtattaccaggatgcaaaaatacagggtttaacttataaaaactggagagacttcccctccctcctcctcagaataatcagagtaacagcaaacagaaataaagaatttccttcagcaaacacacaattgcaaatgtagaaatcaaattataagactaattcacctttttaactaatactcattatactggatagtaggaaatactccaggagaacttggagacatgtctggcctctcttagatccaaagagagcacacagagccaacaaggaacacagacaaaggcttccctccacagagatttgaaattatcctgtcccttgattggtcctctggtcaggtgtttctcaggttactgagcttgttaaccctttccaggtaaaagagaccttaaccctgatctgtttatttatgacatatGCCAACATAGAAAGTACACTCATAAAGCTTTTGGATGATACCAAgataggaggggttgcaagtgctttggaggatataatctggacaaattgtagaaatggtctgaagtaagtaggatgaaattcagtaaggacaaatatAAAGTATTCCACTTAAGAAGGCACAATCAGTTGCacccatacaaaatgggaaatgactgcctgggaaggagtgctgcagaaagggatctgaggatcatagtggatcataagctaaatgAGTCGACAGTGTAACagtattgccccccccccccaagccaacatcattctgggatatactaacaggagtgtcataaacaagacacgagaagtaattctacTCCACTCCTTACTGATTatgtctcaactggagtattgtccagttctgggcataacatttcaggaaagatgtggacaaattggagaaagtccagagaagagcaacaaaaatgattaaggtctagaaaacatgacttatgagggaagattgaaaacactgagtttgtttagtctggagaagagaagactgaaaggggacatgataacagttttcaagtacatgttacaaggaggagggaaaaattaacctctgaggataggacaagaagcaatgggcttaaattgcagcaaagacagtttaggttggatattaggtaaAAATTCCTAATTGTCCGGGTagttaagaactggaataaattgcctaaggaagTTGTgtaatctccgtcattggagatttaaGAGCAGTTTAGTCACACACCTGTGAGGGAcaatctagatcagtggtgggcaacctgtggcctgcaggccacatgcggcccatcagggtaatctgattgcaggctgcgagacattttgctgaccttgtggccacagtttgccgttCCTACACTgcggtcaacatcagcaaaatgtctcgctgCCTTAGAGTTCATGTCTTGACATCTTAACAAGTCAATATGTATGAAAACATGTGGGGGGAAATGTCAGATATTTTATGCATAAAATTAAGACCCATTTCACAAATTATACTATAAATGTTTGTAGTTTTTAAAGGTTAGAGCTTACTACACTTCTGTTTTTGTGATCTCTTATCTCCctttatcattttttttctcctcagttctaCACACTTGTGTTCCTGTTTGTATCCAGCCTTCACATATCTTCCTGGTAGAAAGCCTAATCCTGCCCTCAGTTAAATAAGTGCACTTCCCACTGAGGTATACGTAGGCAGAATCAGGCACCTACTGGGTTTTTAGTCCCACAATTCTGTTTTCCCTTGAGTTTCTTATTTAGCTGTGTTCAATTTTCCTATTTTagagttttcattttatttaattattatccactgtttattttcctttaccTTATGTGTTCCCTCCTTCCTCTGTTCTGCAAAGCCTCTTTCTTCATCCACACTGGAGGGAAAGAGTTCTGGATGAACCCTTGCTTAAAATTACTTCTCTCCTTTAGTTTGGAACACTAAAAACATTTAGTTTTGCCTTGTTCATGCATTTTCCATATTGAGTTGAGCACCATTTTAATGAAGGACTTGGTTAAAATGCTTTATTTATAATGTGGATGTAGacttttcttctcctttccctttGTCCTTCCCACTTCCCCCTTCTCTTTTCCTATTTTCCCTCTTCTTATCACTAGAGAGAACTAGAAAATGTTTTTCTCCCACAGATCTAATCTTCAATTTTCCTCCAAGAATTATTTGGTTGCCTCTGGATCCCCTAACCTCACTTCCCTCTTACCACACACAAAGAAATGTAGTGTCATCTAAATTTGCCCATGATATTACCATATTCCCCTTCCCAAGGcatttcccccagccccagaactGGCATTGTTTAGATTTCCCCCTCAATAAGGCTTACCACACTAACCCAGAATTACTCTATCCTTTTGCTACTGGCATTGAGGCTTTGCTCCACCAATTCTTCAGACCAACTGCACATTGCTTCTGTAGGCCATACTATGCAGCACCTAAGGGCTGATTGGAGGGGAAGCAGCAATGTGCTTGGTTTTATTGAGGTTTCATAATTGTTACAAAAAATCTTAACGTCTGTGTTGTGAGTTCTTGGCTTCTGTATTAGCTAGCTGGGCACTCTATTGTGCCACTGTTGATGTCATCGATGACATCATGAGGATGTCTGCCATCAATATTGCAGCCAACAGACTGAGTAGTTCCTAGAATCTCCTTAATGGTTCCAGAGAGCTCCCGAGCCAAGGACCCGTGCCTCATCTGGCGTGCGATGTTTACTATCTCATCAAAGCTGACACTGCCACTGTGTTTAATGTTCTTCTGCTTCTTCCTGTCACGAGGAGGCTCCTTGAGGGCTTTGATGATCAGGGCAGATGCAGAAGGGACAACCTCAATCTGAGCTTGCCTGTTCTGGATAGTGAGTTTCACGGTGATCCTCAGCCCCTTCCAGTCACCTGTTGCCTTGGCAATGTCATCACCAACCTTTTTGGGAGACAAACCCAAAGGGCCAATTTTAGGTGCCAGCGCAGAAGTGGCACCGACCTCCCTGCCGGTGCATCTCAGGAACACGACTTTGATCTCGTTGGGGTCGAACTTGGGCGgcatggcggcggcggcgggcccGAGCCGGATCCGGGGCGCGAGACACGGGCAGCTTCCCCTCCTCGCCTCCCGGCCTAGGCAGGCAGAAGCAGCCAGTTAAGCTGCTGGCTGCATGCACCTGCAAAAGGAGAATCTGATAATGACAGCTCCCATGCAGGAATCACAAACTGCCTGGGGACGGAGGGAGAAACAAAAAATCTCAAATACATAAAACTAGAAGGCAGAACTTGCTTCCCAAGGATTTTATGTAGGGTAGGGACCTGCAGGTAAAGATAAGCAAATAAGTCTGAGTGGTTACTCTAAATTTAGCCTTTCAGCTAATTCTTTTTTTCTGCTCACTGCTTGCCTTGCTTGAATTTATTTGTTAGACCAAATTTcgtaaattattttattttaaattttctcaCCGCAACCCATTCACAGTAGAGTTTGATACTCAGCATTCAAAATTAGAATTGTGCTGTTTTCGTTGTGCTCAGTCACATAGTGATTATTTCTGTTCCCAGATGGAAGGCTTGAAGAAGCCATGGGGCTTTGAATGTCTCATGGAGAGGCAGCAGTTACACAGGACTAGGGAATTTCAGATTTAGGAAGGTTTAAAATTCTTTCATCCTTTTAGTTTCTGGACTACACATGACTTGATTTGTCCAAAGCATCCTTCCTAGGAAAAACTAGGCCACCATAAAATGTATTGGCTGTGTGCAatgtttaaatttaattctttcatCATATCCATTCATAATCACTGTATGTCTCTCCATGGTCCTCAGTCATGAAGTGTATGCTCAGATTCTTGTCTGTCTCATTTAAATGCCTCTGTATTTCTATTGATTCCACTTCAGTGATGAGCAGGGCACCATTCCATATATAATATGTCTTAGGGTTCAGACAGCATAGGAAAGTTGAGTCATGGGACTTGCTGGAGGACTGAATATGGTGGAAGTTAAGTGCCAAAAATATCAAGAAGCTTCTCTTACAGACACAAAGATTTCAGATAACACAGTTAAGCCTCAGATAAATTTTACTATCCAAACAAGAGCTGGTTTGGGGGGGAAATGGGTCCTCAAAGAAAAAATTGTGAAAGACTTTCATTTTTTAGGAAACTTTTCAATTTACTAATGAAACATCAGAACAAAGTATTTACTTTCAAATACAATGTTTTTCAGTTCAtctcagtttttcttttttcttttttctcactagaaaaaaaaaatccttgaaaaaATCTTACATTTTTGACCGGCCCTGACCAGACCAAATGCTTGCCCAGTCTAAGCTTTTCATTCATCACTACTCAGAAATCTAGAGGACACTGCTACTGTTCTAAAGTCTTGTTTCTTCCTACTGACTAATTTCCAGCATCAGCATTCTACAATATCTCTCCATACCTGTAcatgaaataaaacatttcaatagTCAGTTTCAAGATGTCTGAACTAGTGAGACACAACATGAAGCAATGTTCTTGTTTTAATTAGATCAAGAATGATTCCCACCATGTTTCTGAGAAAAGATAATACAGATAAATACAGTAGCAAGTCATAGTATGTGAACAAATACATATAgagttttttttaatgcttttgcCCCAAGGTTTCACTGGACTACTCTGGACTACTCTGAAATGCAAATTAAACAGTTCCCTTTGCTTCTTTGATTTTCATGACACATGTTTCTGCACATTGTTCAACTAATGTAAATGGTACAAGTGTCCTTAGGAATGTTTTTCTTAGTTTAGCAGATGATtactttttgttctgagttttatTTCACAAAGAACATTGGAGTACCAGAGTACAACTAGACTTAGCAGTGATCTGATGTTTGGAGAACTAAAGGTAAACACAAAAGTGACCTCCAATATCAATTCCTTATTTGAATGCTACTACTAGAAGGTGGCAGGttctgtgtttaaaaacaaaacaaaacaaacaaacaaacaaaaaaacagtgacATCATACAGTATGGTGAAATCAATTAGATCAGATTTGACAATAGCTACTTTTAACTAAAGGATTAGACAGATATATGAGCAATTGTATGTGGCACagtctctcttttccttttttttgtaaAGTGCAATTGAGTAGCTTATATAACACAGTATACACTACAGGACATAGTACAATACAATACATGAAACAaccattttatttctattttatatATTAAAGCTTAATATAGTTGACATTGAAATTCAATACATGTGCGAGCACACTATATAAATTTCAAAAACAATGTTTCCTAATTACCCAAGAGTGCAAAGTGGACTGCTTACTTAATTTACTTTCTGTCTCTATATTTTGTATTTTGTCTGTCATCTATGCAAATGACACAAGACACACAATGTCACCTCTACTATAGAAGTGGGTGAAAGAAGGAAaacaattaattgatctttagGCAGAAATGAATTCCCCAAAGCAGCAGGCATTAATTTGAGTTTATAaggggaaataaaaaataaaatgcatctgAGCCTCTAACACTGAGGAGTTGCAAATGCAGATGAGAGTAGTAAAAGATAATTGCATCCTCTAGACTATAGCAATAAAAACTGTGTAATAGATGGGAAACCTGAAGACACATTTTAGTATTAAAGGTGAAATATAAATAAACATAATGGATCGAAACAAGGTCTAAAGAAAGATCTACTAAGTTTTGGTGAGGCTATCTAATGAAAATATGGCTTGTAGCACCAAATAAATATGATCATGTCAAAGTATGGATCCATCTTACATGTAGGAAGAGAAGAAAGATCCTGTCTAACAAAATAAGAAAAAGCTACCATACTTGAATTTTTGACAGTTATATGTTGAATGCACATGACTGTACCCATTTGTTTTCaagaagaaatattttatttaaggaTAATAggttccccccacacccacttttACCTTTGTGTGTTCTGCAGATTAGGAAATTACTAAATTTCTTCTCTGAGTGCTGGTCCTGATGTGTAGTTTCTGTATAAGTACACATCTGCTCTATGCACCTGAGGCTGGTAAATCTTGCAAATAATGTCCTGTGGTGCAGGTGCACCATCAGTTTCCTCTTTCTCTCATTTCTTCTTACCACCGCATGGTCTGAGTAGGAATCCCCTGTGGCTGGAGTTATCCTCACATCATTTTCATCTCTGTAATTATAATTATATATACTCTGATAGTGGTTTTTATAGTGTTAGTTTAGCTTACTTTTCCCCACCCTTTGAGCTCTCTATGTCCTTCCTTTCAGGAATAAACTATACCAAGAGTTGTGGGATTTAAAAACTCCATGTTCTGTCCTCACTCCTTCGCAGTCAGCGACTATCACCAGTGTTGCCTTTACTGCCTTGGGGAGGTACATATGTTCAAGATGTACAAGATGTACGAGATGGACAAGAGCTCTGACTGAGTAAGTACCTCATGGAGCAAGTGATGAGATACatccccccccctacacacacacagcggCCTCAGTCCTTGAGCAGCACACCGCTGAGCAAGCGCTCCAGAACAAAGGCGGAATCAGATAACTGTAAAGACCCATTACCTTGAGCTTCTTATGACAGTAAGGGGCACTCTCACAGACATAAAAACAGAGCCACCTCTAAGTCCACTTCCAGGAGAAGGGATCCTTCTCTGACCCCTTCAACCTTGGGTGAGTCTTCACATGCAGGTCCCTAGGACTTAGGGAAAGTGTGTAGAAGCACAGCTCCAATGGTACTGAGCCCAATACTGACACCAATGCAGACTGTGACCACTAGCAAGCCAAAGGACCAACATCCTCCAGTAGCTCAAGACAGGACTATATTGGTACAAGCCCAGCCTCATAAGAATCCACTTACCACTAAGTTTGTCATTGCACCAAAGCTAGTGGAACCAACACCTGAGACCCCTCATGCTCTGGgactgatatatatatatatatatatatatatatatatatatatatatatatatatatatatatatatatatatatatataaactgatTTATACACACACTACCCCAAAGGATATCTTCACCCATGCAGACCCACAATCACTTCTACTTTTAGTCCTAGTCCTTCTGAGGGACATTTTGACCCCAGAAGAGAATGCCACCTCGAGGAGAAGGAGTTCTTCCCCTAGTCTAagagcttcctccccctggcatCAATGGTACCACTGATGGAGCCAGATCCAGCATTCTTATTGGCTGAATCTGATGTCCAGGATATACCATCACTTCCCCTACCCAGGGAGGTTAGCTCAGATATGGCTTTGAGTGTGTCTTGGACCCACCCTCCACTCAAGGGTTACCTTCCAAGAGAGCACTAGTACCTAATGCCTTGTCCCCCTGTGCTCCCCAaaccattggagatttttaagagaaggttagaaaaaacacctgtcagggagggtctagataatacttagtcctgccatgagtgcaagggactggactagatgacctctcggggtcccttccaggtAAGTAGCCTACATTTTTTGGCAGGGTTTTGTCTGCTTTGCCAGCATCTTGGTTAGCTACAACTGTTGCTCTTGTGTGAGgaatttctgccttttttttaaagatacgcTGAAAGTGGCCTTCAattatgtgtttttttaaaaaacttactaCAGTTTATAAAGTGTGCCTATATGTCTTTTAAGCCACATTCAAAAGATATTCTATCTTGACTGCAGCAATGTCAAAACCACTTGGTTAAGCCCATGATAACATGTATTATAGTTCACCTAGCCTTCCAATCAGTAAGCAAGTGCAGAGGCTTGCCATTAATCTAAATCTGCATTCTTCCAGCAAGCATTGCTATCATCTTCTGCTGTGAAACCCTAACACTCTTTGTTGTGCGATATTAACTTCCCTTCCTGATTCTATTTTTTGGGAGGTCTTTGGCTACTCATCTTTAGTCTTATGTTTACTAACCACTATAAAATGTACAGTTCTCTTATATTGCTGCATTCTTGAGCATTGTGCCCCTTTTCCCCATCCTGATAAAGTGAGGGTGTTTGTCAGTTCTCCTATGTAGTGATCTAACTTCACTTTTAGTTTATATTAATAATCTTGCTGCTGTTTCAGGGAATGGACAGCACCAGATATTGTTCTTGTTGCAGATTTCGTCTAGGCCTCAATTTTAGATTTTCTTGCAATCATCTACACTTTCCATGATGATGACGACAAATTATCTACAACCTCATCTCTGTTTATATCAATTGTGACATCTCCATATTCACACATTTGTACAAGGCCAGTTTCAGTGCATTGCATACCATTCAAGCAATAACTACGAAAAagccaatttttccccatgtgtCTTAGAAAGGCTAGTCTGAACCCTGAAACTACAAAGGTTTCCAGTGATGGTAAATTAACTGATAAACATCTTCAGGGCCAAAATGATACCATTCCTCTAATACTGTAGTTAGCACAAACACAGGAACCCACACACCCTTTCTGTCCACATCAAACTAGTTTCCAATCTTCTTGTTTACTAGTAAAGTATGTCCTTCTAAGTGTTCTTCATGCAATTCACTGCATAGTGCAGATATTTGTTTCTGACAAACAAAATAATTTGTTTCATTCTTCCTTTGAAAATTGTGGCTGTGTTGGCACTCTATGCCAATTATCTTGGTTTTATCCCACTATCCTGGTGCCTTTCAAAAGAATGTTGAATATGTTACACAAATTGTTGGGCATAGCACCATCCAGTAAATAACCCACATTTAAAATTGTAGATCTAGCTCTTTGCTCCATAATATTCTCTTTGGATGCAGTACACAGCTTACAACTGCACTGGTTTCTTTTGCAGCAGTATTGCACTGTTCAAACTCAAGATTGTCTAATTTGCCATCTATTTTCACCACTGGGTCTAGTTCAGCATAGCTATTCCCAAGTTTCTCCTT encodes the following:
- the LOC120401715 gene encoding 60S ribosomal protein L12-like, producing MPPKFDPNEIKVVFLRCTGREVGATSALAPKIGPLGLSPKKVGDDIAKATGDWKGLRITVKLTIQNRQAQIEVVPSASALIIKALKEPPRDRKKQKNIKHSGSVSFDEIVNIARQMRHGSLARELSGTIKEILGTTQSVGCNIDGRHPHDVIDDINSGTIECPAS